The proteins below are encoded in one region of Roseofilum capinflatum BLCC-M114:
- the mgsA gene encoding methylglyoxal synthase: MSQKIALIAHDSKKDDIVEFAQKHAKLLSCYPLIATGTTGERIASATGLTVERMLSGPLGGDAQIASQVATGEVRAVIFLIDPLYAQPHEPDIHALLRICEVHNVALATNLSTAEAVITSLRRTRTAHLIFNPVSGQGNSRQDLLLIRQLLEPYFQLTVSMTTPDRSPEDLAKTAIAQKVDMIIASGGDGTVSAVAGALMGTDIPLGVIPRGTANAFANALGIISNLTPIRTACDVIVTGMTRVVDVGRCNGKPMILLAGVGYEAGAIEKADREAKTRWGPLAYIMAGWKQVREHELFEVEMEIDGVLKTFQAGAITIANAAPPTSVMAQGMGQVIPDDGLLEVVIITAETKLATVNAMIDLFGSGLTKTPIQREDTLGVRTRKVKVATHPDQKVVLDGEIIGTTPIEVECVPKSLTVLAPPPNQRIND, encoded by the coding sequence ATGTCTCAAAAAATTGCCCTCATTGCCCACGATAGCAAGAAAGACGATATCGTTGAGTTTGCCCAAAAACACGCCAAGTTGCTCTCTTGCTATCCCCTGATTGCCACCGGAACCACCGGAGAACGTATCGCCTCCGCCACCGGATTAACCGTAGAGCGGATGTTATCCGGGCCCTTGGGGGGGGATGCCCAAATTGCCTCGCAAGTGGCCACAGGCGAAGTAAGAGCGGTGATTTTCCTGATTGACCCCCTTTACGCCCAACCCCACGAACCGGATATTCATGCGCTGCTGCGGATTTGTGAAGTGCATAATGTGGCGCTTGCGACTAACTTATCGACAGCAGAAGCGGTCATTACCAGTCTGCGACGCACCCGTACCGCTCACTTAATTTTTAATCCGGTTTCCGGTCAAGGGAACTCTCGACAAGACCTGTTATTGATTCGGCAGTTGTTGGAACCCTATTTCCAGCTTACGGTATCGATGACAACCCCCGATCGCAGTCCAGAAGACTTGGCAAAAACGGCGATCGCCCAAAAAGTCGATATGATTATTGCCTCTGGAGGGGACGGAACCGTATCAGCCGTCGCTGGAGCCTTAATGGGCACAGACATCCCCCTAGGCGTGATTCCCAGAGGAACCGCTAACGCCTTTGCCAATGCTTTGGGTATTATTTCTAACTTAACCCCCATTCGCACCGCCTGCGATGTGATTGTGACTGGGATGACTCGCGTCGTTGATGTGGGGCGATGTAACGGCAAACCCATGATCCTCTTAGCCGGTGTCGGTTATGAAGCTGGAGCGATTGAAAAAGCAGACCGGGAAGCCAAAACCCGTTGGGGCCCCCTGGCCTATATCATGGCCGGATGGAAGCAAGTGCGAGAGCATGAACTCTTCGAGGTGGAAATGGAAATCGATGGCGTGTTGAAAACCTTCCAAGCGGGAGCGATCACCATTGCTAATGCGGCTCCTCCCACCTCCGTGATGGCCCAAGGGATGGGTCAAGTGATTCCCGATGATGGCTTATTAGAAGTAGTGATTATTACGGCTGAGACCAAATTGGCCACCGTGAATGCCATGATTGACTTATTCGGTTCTGGACTGACAAAAACCCCCATTCAACGGGAAGATACCCTGGGAGTCCGCACCCGCAAGGTCAAAGTTGCCACTCATCCCGATCAAAAAGTGGTCTTAGATGGAGAAATTATTGGTACAACTCCGATTGAAGTCGAATGTGTTCCCAAGAGCTTAACGGTGCTGGCTCCCCCACCCAATCAGAGAATTAATGATTAA
- a CDS encoding ATP-binding protein, which produces MYQKRHWCYPSLQTIFILPFLLEILIAVGLVSYFSFRNGRKSVEKIAYELLDETSDRVQEKITHFLSIPEKILYHHQELVNQNFLDLQNLDAWVPYLWSQSQYYQSEFISSIQVTNLDGEYRAAGASHDAQGTVQSGIAVVKKQNNFQMNIYYDLDSFFSRNNPDEVRGYFAVKNRPWFKAAIDNQGMVWTDVYARFIHNQNLTISLSSLLFRPGTDQIEGVTSVLVDIQYLKNFLQSLNLSQTGQAFIVDQSGQLVATSLEETLVVENNGEIALVNAINSQDPITRTISKYIEIHSHDFTKFEPLELSSLKINQQKYFIKTILFSNKKMNWWIVLAIPESDFMAEINQNTRNTIKLCILALCGTIVIGILTARWVTQPLTHLNQYAQKVAQGDWSSSLELNRQDEIGELAHSFNHMIKELKTSFSTIQDNEQRVQQFLESIPLGVAIHNLDGTIHYINEKGRQLLQIKSDKSMECSLLEMNQYYQIYKAETDRLYPPEELPVSKSLLGEKVYSDNLIFKQENQTIEAEVWTTPIYNQQGEIIYAIAVFQDITQRKQTDRILRDYNHTLETKVQQRTEQLYYAKEVAEVANRTKSLFLANMSHELRSPLNSILGFSQLMVRSENLSTEQEENLQIIHQSGTYLLSLINNVLDLSKIEAGKVSLNLNDFNLYTLLKEIEQSFQDKIICKQLQFKIHCNPGVSEYICTDKVKLRQILTNLLSNAFKFTETGSIEVRVEQYTSSESTQLEFTVSDTGQGIAAEEFPNLFQPFGQTQSGKNHKEGTGLGLSISQKFIQLMGGDIRVESEVGQGTRFVFMIKVTPSSTDQMIDLKVTPRVIKLQAGQPNYQILVVDDQPNNCKLLTKFLQPVGFYVKMAHTGEEAIKIWRQWQPDLIWMDMRMPVMDGYEAVRQIRAQEGERKTIIIALTASIVEEEKALSLLAGCDDVVSKPFEEDLIFQMMAQYLGVRYVYEQERQDRRSPNSDVDHPLTPEDLQRLPVQWRQEMAQATLELNDRQVLHLVEQIQSTNPDLAETLMQLMNDFRFDQISEWVSTHS; this is translated from the coding sequence ATGTATCAAAAAAGACATTGGTGTTATCCATCTTTACAAACCATTTTTATTCTTCCCTTTCTACTCGAAATTTTGATCGCCGTTGGGTTAGTGAGTTATTTTTCTTTCCGCAATGGACGAAAATCAGTAGAAAAGATTGCTTATGAGTTACTCGATGAAACCAGCGATCGCGTCCAAGAGAAAATTACTCATTTTTTATCCATCCCCGAAAAGATCCTATACCATCATCAAGAGTTGGTGAATCAGAACTTTCTGGATTTGCAAAACCTAGATGCATGGGTTCCTTATTTGTGGAGTCAATCTCAATATTATCAATCTGAATTTATCAGTTCGATTCAGGTAACTAATCTAGACGGGGAATATCGAGCCGCAGGAGCCAGTCATGATGCTCAAGGCACAGTTCAGTCCGGGATTGCTGTTGTCAAAAAACAAAATAATTTTCAGATGAATATTTATTATGATTTAGACTCTTTCTTTTCTAGAAACAATCCAGATGAAGTCCGAGGCTATTTTGCAGTCAAGAATCGTCCTTGGTTTAAGGCAGCTATAGACAATCAAGGCATGGTGTGGACAGATGTTTATGCTCGCTTTATTCACAACCAAAACTTAACCATTAGTTTATCCAGTCTACTATTCAGACCCGGAACCGATCAAATTGAAGGCGTTACCTCAGTTTTAGTCGATATCCAGTATCTTAAAAACTTTTTGCAGTCTCTTAACCTGAGTCAAACCGGCCAAGCCTTTATTGTCGATCAATCTGGTCAACTGGTTGCCACCTCATTAGAGGAAACATTAGTTGTAGAAAACAATGGAGAAATTGCTCTAGTCAACGCCATCAATAGTCAAGATCCCATCACTCGAACTATTTCTAAATACATAGAAATACACAGTCATGATTTCACTAAATTCGAGCCATTAGAACTCTCTAGTCTCAAGATAAATCAACAAAAATATTTCATTAAAACCATATTATTTTCCAATAAAAAAATGAATTGGTGGATTGTTCTGGCCATTCCGGAATCCGATTTTATGGCAGAAATTAATCAGAATACTCGCAACACTATCAAACTCTGTATTTTAGCTTTATGTGGAACGATTGTGATTGGCATCTTGACTGCTCGTTGGGTGACCCAACCCCTGACTCATTTAAATCAGTATGCTCAAAAGGTAGCTCAAGGTGATTGGTCAAGTTCTCTAGAGTTGAATCGCCAAGATGAAATTGGAGAACTGGCCCACTCTTTCAATCATATGATTAAAGAATTGAAAACATCGTTCTCAACAATTCAAGACAATGAACAGCGCGTGCAGCAATTTTTGGAGTCAATTCCATTAGGCGTTGCGATTCATAACTTAGATGGAACAATTCATTATATTAATGAAAAAGGTCGTCAACTTTTGCAAATTAAGTCCGATAAATCCATGGAGTGTTCGCTTCTCGAAATGAATCAATACTACCAAATTTATAAAGCGGAAACGGATCGACTCTATCCCCCAGAAGAATTACCTGTCTCTAAGTCTCTTTTGGGAGAAAAAGTGTACTCAGATAACTTAATTTTTAAGCAAGAGAATCAGACGATCGAGGCCGAAGTATGGACGACTCCGATTTATAATCAGCAAGGAGAAATTATTTATGCGATCGCTGTTTTTCAGGATATTACCCAGCGCAAACAAACCGATCGCATTCTGCGGGACTATAATCACACTTTAGAAACCAAGGTTCAACAGAGAACGGAACAACTTTATTATGCCAAAGAAGTTGCTGAAGTTGCCAACAGAACAAAGAGTCTTTTTTTAGCGAATATGAGTCATGAATTGCGCTCTCCTCTGAATTCAATTTTAGGCTTTTCCCAGCTCATGGTGCGTTCAGAAAATCTGAGTACCGAACAAGAAGAGAATCTGCAAATTATTCATCAAAGTGGTACATATCTCCTCAGCCTGATTAATAATGTTCTCGATTTATCTAAGATAGAAGCGGGAAAAGTGAGCTTGAATTTGAATGATTTTAATTTGTATACTTTACTGAAAGAGATTGAACAAAGCTTTCAAGATAAAATCATTTGTAAACAATTACAATTTAAGATTCATTGTAACCCTGGAGTTTCTGAATATATTTGCACAGACAAAGTTAAATTACGTCAAATTTTAACGAATCTTCTGAGTAATGCTTTTAAGTTTACTGAAACGGGGAGTATAGAGGTAAGAGTCGAGCAATACACTTCTTCTGAATCAACCCAACTGGAGTTTACTGTATCGGATACTGGACAAGGGATTGCGGCTGAAGAATTCCCTAATTTGTTCCAACCCTTTGGGCAAACTCAATCGGGAAAAAATCATAAGGAAGGTACCGGTTTAGGACTATCAATTAGTCAAAAATTTATTCAATTGATGGGGGGAGACATTAGGGTAGAGAGTGAAGTGGGTCAGGGGACTAGGTTTGTCTTTATGATTAAAGTTACGCCCAGTTCTACTGATCAAATGATCGATTTGAAGGTGACACCAAGAGTGATTAAATTACAAGCAGGCCAACCCAATTATCAGATTTTAGTGGTTGACGATCAACCGAACAATTGTAAATTGTTAACTAAGTTTTTGCAACCGGTGGGATTTTATGTGAAAATGGCTCACACTGGGGAAGAGGCGATTAAAATTTGGCGGCAATGGCAACCGGATTTAATTTGGATGGATATGAGAATGCCGGTTATGGATGGCTACGAAGCGGTTCGTCAGATTCGAGCGCAAGAGGGGGAGCGAAAAACGATTATTATTGCTCTGACTGCAAGTATTGTGGAGGAGGAAAAAGCCTTAAGTTTATTGGCTGGATGTGATGATGTGGTGTCTAAGCCTTTTGAAGAAGATCTGATTTTCCAGATGATGGCACAATATTTGGGGGTACGTTATGTTTATGAGCAAGAGAGGCAGGATCGGCGATCGCCCAACTCCGATGTTGACCACCCACTCACCCCAGAGGATTTACAACGTCTGCCAGTACAATGGCGACAAGAAATGGCACAAGCCACCCTTGAACTGAACGATCGCCAGGTGCTGCACCTGGTTGAACAGATCCAATCCACCAATCCAGACCTTGCCGAAACCCTGATGCAGTTAATGAACGACTTTCGCTTCGATCAAATCAGTGAGTGGGTTTCAACTCATTCTTAA
- a CDS encoding response regulator, with protein sequence MKILLVEDDRALAELLKNELTAHHYLVDVAFEGNLGWQLAEGIIYDLIVLDVELPQLNGIEFCQQRRKKGDRTPILLMTAQDSSTQKVTGLDAGADDYLTKPIDLPELLARIRALLRRGNDSRLPTLTWGKLRLDPSQCQVTYEKTLLKLTAKEYELLELFLRHPQRIFSQSAILDHLWSFDDPPSENAVRTHIKSLRQKLKKAGSSSSFIETVYGLGYRLNGGLQETASRHNSNIPPAFLSIWERYQDQYCDRLKVIQTTLDHLPTDFLDPDSLQDAIREAHTLAGSLGSFGLKDLSEVAREIEQILKTPQDRTTLLETLAPQINQLHEGLTQNTTKKMAPLPPQPIVLPQILIIEADPIFANSLQEQATRAHLNPVVVSTLSEGKQKVKKCPPDLIVLELSLPKTGQTQILEWIASIATAEPPIPVVVLAEQNTLEDRLAVARAGGQGFLQKPISAQEAIASLRPFLKGDQTQSPQLLIVDDDSQLLAYLKQILTPWGFAITLLNHPQEFWQTLQEIQPDLVLLDIEMPEVTGIELCQVLRNDPQWMGLPVLFLSSHRDSQTIQQVFLAGADDYIQKPIVEPELIARILNRLERRSKPSLVQRYSASR encoded by the coding sequence ATGAAAATTCTATTGGTCGAAGACGATCGCGCCTTAGCTGAACTGTTAAAAAACGAACTCACCGCTCACCATTATTTGGTTGATGTGGCGTTTGAGGGCAATTTAGGATGGCAACTGGCAGAAGGGATTATCTACGACTTAATTGTGCTAGATGTGGAATTACCCCAACTCAATGGGATTGAATTTTGTCAGCAGCGACGCAAAAAGGGCGATCGCACCCCCATTCTGCTGATGACTGCCCAAGACTCTAGCACCCAAAAGGTGACGGGGTTAGATGCAGGAGCCGATGATTACCTGACCAAACCCATTGACTTACCGGAACTGCTGGCTAGAATTCGCGCTCTGTTGCGTCGAGGCAATGATAGCCGACTGCCGACCTTAACTTGGGGGAAGTTACGTCTCGATCCCAGTCAATGTCAAGTCACCTATGAAAAAACCCTACTCAAGCTCACCGCCAAAGAATACGAATTGCTGGAATTGTTTCTGCGTCATCCGCAACGGATTTTTAGTCAAAGTGCCATTCTCGATCATTTATGGTCTTTTGATGACCCCCCTTCAGAAAATGCGGTACGCACCCATATCAAAAGCTTGCGTCAAAAACTGAAAAAAGCAGGCAGCTCCAGCAGTTTTATTGAGACAGTCTATGGTTTAGGGTATCGCCTCAATGGAGGGCTTCAAGAGACCGCAAGCCGCCACAATTCTAATATTCCTCCAGCCTTTTTATCCATTTGGGAACGCTATCAGGATCAATATTGCGATCGCCTGAAAGTCATCCAAACCACCCTCGACCATCTCCCCACCGATTTCCTCGATCCCGACTCCCTCCAAGATGCCATTCGTGAAGCCCATACCCTGGCTGGTTCCCTGGGTAGCTTTGGCCTCAAGGATCTTTCTGAAGTCGCTAGGGAGATTGAACAGATCTTGAAAACGCCCCAAGATCGAACCACACTCTTAGAAACCTTAGCCCCTCAAATCAACCAATTACATGAAGGTCTAACCCAGAATACAACTAAAAAGATGGCTCCTCTTCCTCCCCAACCGATAGTCTTACCCCAGATTCTAATTATCGAAGCCGATCCCATTTTTGCCAACTCCTTGCAAGAACAAGCGACCCGCGCTCATCTGAATCCGGTGGTAGTTTCTACCCTATCAGAGGGGAAGCAGAAGGTGAAGAAGTGCCCCCCGGATCTGATTGTCCTAGAGTTATCCCTTCCCAAAACTGGCCAGACTCAGATCTTAGAATGGATCGCCTCGATCGCCACGGCCGAACCCCCCATACCGGTGGTGGTTTTGGCCGAGCAAAACACCTTAGAGGATCGGTTGGCTGTGGCGAGAGCAGGAGGACAAGGATTTTTGCAAAAACCGATTTCGGCCCAAGAGGCGATCGCCTCCCTGCGTCCCTTCCTCAAAGGGGATCAAACCCAATCCCCCCAACTGCTGATTGTTGATGATGACAGCCAACTCTTAGCCTACTTAAAACAAATCCTTACCCCTTGGGGATTTGCAATTACCCTGCTCAACCATCCCCAAGAGTTTTGGCAAACCCTACAAGAGATCCAACCGGATTTAGTTCTGCTAGATATTGAAATGCCGGAAGTAACCGGTATTGAACTGTGTCAAGTGCTGCGGAATGACCCCCAATGGATGGGGCTGCCGGTGTTGTTCCTCTCCAGTCATCGGGATTCCCAAACCATTCAGCAAGTTTTTTTAGCTGGAGCTGATGATTATATCCAAAAACCGATTGTAGAACCAGAATTAATTGCTCGCATTCTTAACCGTTTAGAGCGTCGCTCCAAACCTTCTCTAGTGCAGCGATATAGCGCTTCGCGCTAG
- a CDS encoding PAS domain S-box protein, producing MMRSDMVFQNDRCSSLEEENCDPASQASTLLGNPHWGDRASQQFSTELATHTDIHRALSLMEHLMLIIDLDRHQIKVIPTDIQADWVQLTIQEFSTDGFWDLMMEAIATQTPQSIQYQLTHANQRTRSFQAQIYPYAENTVLWVATPHISLSPPESIPSLLAEITLKIRQSLDLDKILRVTTTEICSLLQTDRALILQLQKDGSALVIEESVIPGWIPLLGHKIYDPCFQAYESYYLQGRVGQLNRIEDLNTDSCYREFLTYFQVQSNLVIPLISQEELWGFLIVHQCSHSRQWKSWEIDFLQQLGNQVGIAIAQSAILKQMRLVAQKLAFHFENSPLAVIEWNQEFRIRQWSPQAEHILGWSFAEVEGKHWSQFPFIFEPDLEEFKESVFSLIDGTQDRQICSYRNLNQAGNLIYCEWYHSVLRDQEGNVLSILSLVQDVSDRHQAETALRQSEAHFRITFEQSPIGMSLNNLDGTIVQLNQAYLNLLGYRFEELKDLPTRYFIHPDDLHIDRDLYQQLVNHNIDHYTIEKRLIDKRKQIVYTLFKVALIYDRDGHPLHIISQVIDISDRKQVEESLQQSEERWQLAIQGNHDGIWDWNVQTNEVFFSPRWKEMLGYSHEELSNTIEEWTKRVHPDDLPWAMRAIRKHFNQETPFYINEHRLRCKDGSYKWILDRGQALWDDGGNVLRMVGSHTDISDRKQAEAALRESEARYSSLTNDVLDKSAVGIFILDAEFKVVWVNQTLEKFFGVKREEIIGRDKRSLIRDRIQYLFADPQQFHDTVLATYDHNTYTEHFECHILPAQTRQDRWLEHLSQPIQSGLYAGGRIEHYTDISDRILHEAELHRLNRALHTLSHCNQAIVRSTSEIDLLHNICDILVNLGGYRLAWIGYVEQDPQKSITPIAKAGYENGYLERLHLTWADTELGRGPTGIAARRGQPCAFQDILTHPNYAPWRRQAEQRGYRSSIALPLKTDQGVFAVLNLYSSQPDAFDDSEIRLLSELSADITYGVMALRTHHAHAESEEKFRQLAENIEDVFWMTTANQDQMLYVSPAYEKIWGRTQESLYQQPKSFIESIHPSDRPRVTTVLQSSNTFDLEYRIRQPDGDLRWIWDRGFPIVDANGDVYRRAGIAKDITTRKQTEELLRRTNEHLEIRVAQRTAELASANLRLREELEQRQRTESHLEEAERRWRTLLENVRLLVVGLDRQGTIEYVNPFFVELTGYPASEILGKNWFDTLIPAHACPKVRRTLQGLLTPEGNPHYHHTVLTQSGEEKMIAWNSTQLHDAQGEAIGTMSIGEDITERYAIERMKDEFISVVSHELRTPLTSIHGGLNLLSSGLVDPSSSRGKHVINIAADSAERLVRLVNDILELERLESGKIRLQKQAIAVNDLLLLAVEQMQVMATRAGVTLVVSEQTSGVEFYADVDRMLQVLTNLLSNAIKFSDPGSQVSLTVTQDFLSIHGPYCPCPDSPHLTFTIEDWGRGIPKDKLESIFERFHQVDASDSRRKGGTGLGLAICRSIVEQHGGRIWVESQLNQGSQFSFSLPIHIQGEG from the coding sequence ATGATGCGATCGGATATGGTGTTTCAAAATGATCGATGCAGTTCCTTAGAAGAGGAGAACTGCGATCCTGCTTCGCAGGCCTCAACACTGCTCGGTAACCCTCACTGGGGCGATCGAGCATCACAGCAGTTTAGCACTGAACTGGCAACCCATACCGACATTCATCGCGCGTTGTCTTTGATGGAACACCTGATGCTGATTATTGATCTCGATCGCCATCAAATTAAGGTCATTCCTACCGATATACAAGCGGATTGGGTGCAACTGACGATACAAGAGTTCTCTACAGATGGCTTCTGGGATCTCATGATGGAGGCGATCGCCACTCAAACCCCCCAATCTATTCAATACCAGCTAACCCACGCTAACCAACGGACGCGCTCTTTTCAAGCTCAAATTTACCCTTACGCCGAAAATACAGTTCTTTGGGTTGCCACTCCCCATATTTCCCTCTCTCCTCCTGAGAGTATCCCTTCCCTGCTGGCCGAAATCACTCTAAAAATTCGCCAATCTTTAGATTTAGACAAGATTTTAAGAGTTACTACCACTGAAATTTGTAGCTTACTGCAAACTGACCGCGCCTTGATTTTACAACTGCAAAAAGATGGCTCGGCCCTGGTGATTGAAGAATCAGTTATTCCGGGATGGATTCCCTTACTCGGACATAAAATTTATGACCCCTGTTTCCAAGCCTATGAATCCTACTATCTTCAAGGTCGTGTGGGTCAACTCAACCGCATCGAAGACCTGAATACAGATTCCTGCTATCGAGAATTTTTGACCTATTTCCAAGTTCAATCCAATTTAGTTATTCCCCTAATTAGTCAAGAGGAACTCTGGGGGTTTCTAATTGTTCATCAATGTTCTCATTCCCGACAATGGAAATCTTGGGAAATTGATTTTCTGCAACAATTGGGCAATCAAGTGGGCATTGCCATTGCCCAATCTGCGATCCTGAAACAAATGCGCCTCGTTGCTCAGAAACTTGCCTTTCATTTTGAAAATTCGCCCTTGGCTGTGATTGAATGGAATCAGGAATTCCGGATTCGCCAATGGTCTCCTCAAGCCGAGCATATCTTAGGGTGGAGTTTTGCCGAAGTGGAAGGCAAACATTGGTCTCAATTTCCCTTTATTTTTGAGCCAGATTTAGAAGAATTCAAGGAATCTGTTTTTAGCCTGATTGATGGCACTCAGGATCGGCAAATTTGTAGCTATCGCAATTTAAATCAAGCGGGCAACCTGATTTATTGTGAATGGTATCACTCAGTTCTACGGGATCAAGAAGGGAATGTATTATCGATTCTTTCTCTCGTTCAAGATGTGAGCGATCGCCACCAAGCTGAAACGGCTCTGCGCCAAAGTGAAGCCCATTTTCGCATCACTTTTGAACAGTCTCCCATTGGCATGAGCTTAAATAATTTGGATGGCACAATTGTGCAACTCAATCAAGCGTATTTGAATTTGTTAGGGTATCGCTTTGAAGAGTTGAAAGACTTGCCCACTCGCTACTTTATTCATCCGGATGATCTGCATATTGATCGAGACCTTTATCAGCAATTGGTTAATCACAATATCGATCATTATACCATAGAAAAACGTTTGATCGACAAACGCAAACAAATTGTATATACCCTCTTTAAGGTTGCCTTAATTTACGATCGTGATGGTCATCCCTTGCATATTATTTCCCAAGTCATAGATATTAGCGATCGCAAACAAGTAGAAGAATCCCTTCAACAGAGTGAAGAACGTTGGCAACTGGCGATTCAAGGCAATCATGATGGGATTTGGGATTGGAATGTACAAACCAATGAGGTATTTTTTTCTCCGCGCTGGAAAGAAATGTTAGGCTACAGCCATGAGGAACTGAGCAATACCATAGAAGAATGGACAAAACGAGTCCATCCCGATGATTTACCTTGGGCGATGCGAGCCATTCGCAAACATTTTAACCAGGAAACTCCCTTTTATATTAATGAGCATCGATTACGGTGCAAAGATGGCAGTTATAAATGGATTTTAGACCGGGGACAAGCCCTCTGGGATGATGGGGGAAATGTGCTAAGGATGGTGGGGTCTCACACCGATATTAGCGATCGCAAACAAGCCGAAGCTGCCCTGCGAGAGAGCGAAGCCCGCTACAGTTCTCTCACCAACGATGTGCTGGATAAATCCGCCGTCGGGATTTTTATCCTCGATGCCGAATTTAAGGTCGTGTGGGTGAATCAAACCCTAGAGAAATTCTTTGGCGTAAAGCGAGAAGAGATTATCGGTCGCGATAAACGATCGCTCATTCGCGATCGCATTCAATACCTATTTGCCGATCCGCAACAGTTTCATGATACGGTGCTGGCCACCTACGACCATAACACCTATACCGAACACTTTGAATGCCATATTCTCCCCGCTCAAACCCGTCAAGACCGATGGTTAGAACACCTGAGTCAACCCATCCAATCCGGCTTATATGCGGGTGGACGCATTGAACACTACACCGATATCAGCGATCGCATTCTCCATGAAGCCGAACTGCATCGCCTCAACCGCGCCCTGCATACCCTCAGCCACTGCAACCAGGCGATCGTCCGTTCCACCTCCGAAATCGACCTGCTCCATAACATCTGTGATATCCTCGTCAACCTAGGCGGTTATCGCCTCGCTTGGATCGGCTACGTTGAACAAGACCCCCAGAAAAGCATTACCCCCATCGCCAAAGCCGGGTATGAAAACGGCTATCTTGAACGACTACACCTCACCTGGGCCGATACAGAACTCGGCCGAGGCCCCACCGGAATCGCTGCTCGCAGAGGCCAACCCTGTGCCTTTCAAGACATCCTTACCCACCCCAACTATGCCCCTTGGCGACGGCAAGCCGAACAACGGGGTTATCGCTCCTCCATTGCCCTCCCCCTGAAAACTGACCAAGGGGTATTTGCCGTCCTTAACCTCTACTCCAGTCAACCAGATGCCTTTGATGACTCTGAAATTCGGCTTTTGTCTGAATTGAGTGCCGATATCACCTATGGGGTGATGGCTCTGAGAACCCATCACGCCCATGCCGAGAGTGAAGAGAAATTTCGCCAACTGGCCGAAAACATCGAGGATGTGTTCTGGATGACGACTGCCAACCAAGACCAAATGCTCTATGTGAGTCCCGCCTATGAAAAAATTTGGGGACGCACCCAAGAGAGTCTCTATCAGCAGCCGAAATCCTTTATTGAGTCCATTCATCCGAGCGATCGCCCCAGGGTAACCACCGTACTCCAATCCTCTAATACCTTCGATCTCGAATATCGGATCAGGCAACCGGATGGCGACCTGCGCTGGATTTGGGATCGGGGCTTTCCCATTGTTGATGCCAACGGCGATGTCTATCGACGGGCTGGAATTGCCAAAGATATCACCACCCGCAAACAGACGGAAGAGCTACTGCGACGCACCAACGAACATCTAGAAATCCGAGTCGCCCAACGGACTGCTGAACTGGCTTCAGCCAATCTACGGCTGCGAGAGGAACTCGAACAAAGACAACGAACGGAATCTCATCTAGAAGAAGCGGAACGCCGGTGGCGCACCCTGCTAGAAAATGTGCGCTTGTTGGTGGTGGGACTCGATCGCCAGGGAACCATTGAATATGTTAATCCCTTTTTTGTGGAGTTAACCGGTTATCCGGCCTCGGAAATCCTGGGCAAAAATTGGTTTGATACCCTGATTCCTGCCCATGCTTGCCCAAAAGTGCGTCGCACCCTGCAAGGGTTACTCACCCCCGAAGGCAATCCCCATTATCACCATACTGTGCTTACTCAGTCCGGAGAAGAGAAGATGATTGCCTGGAATAGCACCCAACTCCATGATGCCCAGGGAGAGGCGATCGGGACGATGAGCATTGGCGAAGATATTACCGAACGCTACGCTATTGAACGGATGAAAGATGAGTTTATTTCCGTGGTCAGCCATGAACTGCGTACTCCTTTAACGTCAATCCATGGAGGGCTGAATTTATTGTCGAGTGGCTTGGTCGATCCCAGTTCTTCCAGAGGAAAGCATGTAATTAATATTGCGGCTGATAGTGCGGAACGTTTAGTGCGATTGGTCAATGATATTCTGGAATTAGAGCGCCTAGAGTCGGGCAAGATCCGCTTACAAAAACAGGCGATCGCCGTCAATGACTTGTTGCTGCTCGCCGTCGAGCAAATGCAGGTGATGGCCACCCGTGCCGGAGTCACCCTTGTGGTCTCGGAACAGACTTCAGGCGTAGAGTTTTATGCGGATGTAGACCGTATGTTGCAAGTGCTGACCAATTTGTTAAGTAATGCGATTAAATTTTCCGATCCCGGAAGTCAGGTGAGCTTAACGGTGACCCAGGACTTTCTCAGCATTCACGGCCCCTATTGTCCCTGTCCGGATTCACCCCATCTCACCTTTACCATTGAAGATTGGGGTCGGGGAATTCCCAAAGATAAACTGGAGTCCATTTTTGAGCGCTTCCATCAAGTGGATGCCTCCGACTCCCGTCGTAAGGGAGGCACGGGTTTGGGTCTAGCCATCTGCCGCAGTATCGTGGAACAACATGGGGGACGGATTTGGGTAGAGAGTCAGTTAAACCAAGGGAGTCAGTTTTCTTTTTCCCTACCCATCCATATCCAAGGAGAAGGGTAA